One genomic segment of Arcobacter lacus includes these proteins:
- the mtaB gene encoding tRNA (N(6)-L-threonylcarbamoyladenosine(37)-C(2))-methylthiotransferase MtaB, which produces MDFSQNRPKVYFKTFGCRTNVFDTQVMMSNLKDFEVTLDENEANIVVINSCTVTNSADSTARTYINSLKKLPQNPRVIFTGCGVWTKGETLFKENKVDSLFGHSQKENINDLLLNEERFFEAGDLTHIDKTIVEEFVGKSRAFIKIQEGCDFRCSYCIIPYVRGDARSYSEDKILEQVTTLATNGFGEFILTGTNVGSYGKKQHTSLAKLLKKMSLIKGVRRIRMGSIEPIQIDDEFKEIINEPFMAKHLHIALQHTSKEMLKIMNRRNKVLSDLELFEFLRENGYALGTDFIVGHPGETEALWKEAMENLHRFPLTHVHAFTYSKRDGTPSATMKPQIKGDIAKVRYNELINIIEQKNYNFRKENKKTLEVLVESVKNGKYIGLDQFFNQIEIDSTADLVGDWVYINDYEVKADKNVTRFK; this is translated from the coding sequence ATGGATTTTTCACAAAATAGACCAAAAGTATACTTCAAAACTTTTGGTTGTCGAACAAATGTTTTTGATACGCAAGTTATGATGAGCAATTTAAAAGATTTTGAAGTAACTTTAGATGAAAATGAAGCAAATATAGTTGTGATAAACTCTTGTACAGTTACTAATAGTGCAGATAGTACAGCAAGAACTTATATAAATTCATTAAAAAAACTTCCACAAAATCCAAGAGTAATATTTACTGGATGTGGAGTTTGGACAAAAGGTGAAACACTTTTTAAAGAGAATAAAGTTGATTCATTATTTGGGCATTCACAAAAAGAGAATATCAATGATTTACTTTTAAATGAAGAGAGATTTTTTGAAGCAGGGGATTTAACTCATATTGATAAAACAATAGTTGAAGAGTTTGTAGGAAAAAGTAGAGCATTTATCAAAATCCAAGAAGGTTGTGACTTTAGATGTTCGTACTGTATTATTCCTTATGTACGAGGAGATGCTAGAAGTTATAGTGAAGATAAAATTTTAGAGCAAGTTACAACTTTAGCAACAAACGGTTTTGGTGAGTTTATTTTAACAGGAACAAATGTTGGAAGTTATGGTAAAAAACAGCATACTTCTTTGGCAAAACTTCTTAAAAAAATGTCACTTATAAAAGGTGTTAGAAGAATAAGAATGGGAAGTATTGAACCTATTCAAATTGACGATGAATTTAAAGAGATAATAAATGAACCGTTTATGGCAAAACATCTTCATATCGCACTACAACATACTTCAAAAGAGATGTTAAAGATTATGAATAGAAGAAATAAAGTTTTAAGTGATTTAGAACTTTTTGAGTTTTTAAGAGAAAATGGTTATGCTTTAGGAACAGATTTTATAGTTGGGCATCCTGGTGAAACTGAAGCATTATGGAAAGAAGCTATGGAAAATCTACATAGATTTCCTTTGACTCATGTTCACGCATTTACTTATTCAAAAAGAGATGGAACACCAAGTGCTACAATGAAACCTCAAATAAAAGGTGATATAGCAAAAGTAAGATATAATGAACTTATTAACATAATAGAACAAAAAAATTATAATTTTAGAAAAGAAAATAAAAAAACTTTAGAAGTTTTAGTTGAATCAGTAAAAAATGGAAAATATATAGGACTTGACCAATTCTTTAATCAAATTGAGATTGATTCAACAGCTGATTTAGTTGGTGATTGGGTTTATATAAATGATTATGAAGTAAAGGCTGATAAAAATGTCACAAGATTCAAATAA
- a CDS encoding AAA family ATPase — MSQDSNNKKNIDKNLKLMIISAVVLLVLFGYTMYKGSVNIKGSSYYIGIIFLFVLLFLSFVIKIKQDKIRAYFNKNKKDSTLFDNEVEKSKTKALSSDDLDSNIQAVTSNVTFKDVAGIREIKEELEEIVDFLNNPNKYLKYGVKLPKGVLLVGPPGVGKTLIARAVAGEADVPFFYQSGASFVHIYVGMGAKKVRELFAKAKQNAPSIVFIDEIDAVGKMRSGKSNDEREATLNELLTQMDGFDGESGVIVIAATNKIEVLDDALLRAGRFDRRVYVGLPNIEDRKNILELYLKDINHKIDIEKLVNETAGFSSAALATLINEALLNMIKSYKKNLDYKDIEVAKNKLEFGKKQIKILDDEQKEILAIYQASKAYISKTKVALLDESVSKLNSTYPSYTELVENIKRDLAGFIGLEVIKKEKFAVNSEDLQRSYNLASDIVTKYKMATNIDSLLEDIKENLRTELSQNVDEINRLKEIMLKNEVITLEDL, encoded by the coding sequence ATGTCACAAGATTCAAATAATAAAAAAAATATAGATAAAAACTTAAAACTTATGATTATTTCAGCAGTTGTGCTGCTTGTATTATTTGGTTATACAATGTATAAAGGTAGTGTAAATATAAAAGGAAGTTCTTATTATATAGGGATTATTTTCCTTTTTGTGCTTCTATTTTTATCTTTTGTTATAAAAATAAAACAAGATAAAATAAGAGCATATTTTAATAAAAATAAAAAAGATAGTACATTATTTGATAATGAAGTTGAAAAAAGTAAAACAAAAGCTTTAAGTAGCGATGATTTAGATTCAAATATTCAAGCAGTTACTTCAAATGTTACATTTAAAGATGTTGCAGGGATACGTGAGATAAAAGAAGAACTTGAAGAGATAGTTGATTTTTTAAACAATCCAAATAAATATTTAAAATATGGAGTAAAACTTCCAAAAGGTGTTCTTTTAGTAGGACCTCCAGGAGTTGGAAAAACATTAATAGCACGAGCAGTTGCTGGTGAAGCTGATGTTCCATTTTTTTATCAAAGTGGAGCTAGTTTTGTACATATTTATGTTGGAATGGGTGCAAAAAAAGTAAGAGAACTTTTTGCAAAAGCAAAACAAAATGCACCTTCAATTGTTTTTATTGATGAAATTGATGCTGTTGGAAAAATGCGAAGTGGAAAATCAAATGATGAAAGAGAAGCAACATTAAATGAGCTTTTAACTCAAATGGATGGATTTGATGGTGAAAGTGGAGTTATAGTTATTGCTGCAACAAATAAAATAGAAGTTTTAGATGATGCACTTTTAAGAGCAGGACGATTTGATAGACGAGTTTATGTAGGTCTTCCAAATATTGAAGATAGAAAAAATATTTTAGAGCTTTATTTAAAAGATATTAATCATAAAATTGATATTGAAAAATTAGTAAATGAAACAGCAGGATTTAGTTCAGCAGCTCTTGCTACGCTTATAAATGAAGCTTTATTAAATATGATTAAATCTTATAAAAAGAATTTAGACTATAAAGATATTGAAGTAGCTAAAAATAAATTAGAGTTTGGAAAAAAACAAATAAAAATTCTTGATGACGAACAAAAAGAGATTTTAGCAATATATCAAGCAAGTAAAGCATATATTTCAAAAACAAAAGTAGCACTTTTAGATGAAAGTGTTTCAAAGTTAAACTCTACTTATCCATCTTATACTGAATTAGTAGAAAATATAAAAAGAGATTTAGCAGGATTTATAGGGCTAGAAGTTATAAAAAAAGAAAAATTTGCTGTAAATAGTGAAGATTTGCAAAGATCATATAATTTAGCAAGTGATATTGTAACTAAATACAAAATGGCAACAAATATTGATAGTTTATTAGAAGATATAAAAGAGAATTTAAGAACAGAATTATCTCAAAATGTTGATGAAATAAATAGATTAAAAGAGATTATGCTTAAAAATGAGGTAATTACTCTTGAAGATTTGTAA
- the bioV gene encoding pimelyl-ACP methyl ester esterase BioV, translated as MKICKNFFNGFCFEDECELFDDYLIQNDFTVAGFSYGAIKAFEYVLNSSFRVDKLQLFSPAFFQNFDEKFKRTQLMYFKKDEDSYIENFLKNVIYPSNKDISSYFKKGSKEELEELLTYVWEEEKLQEVLEKGVKIEVYLGAEDKIIDALKAKNFFKNYATVYYFKNKGHLL; from the coding sequence TTGAAGATTTGTAAAAACTTTTTTAATGGTTTTTGTTTTGAAGATGAATGTGAACTTTTTGATGATTATTTGATTCAAAATGATTTTACAGTTGCTGGGTTTTCTTATGGAGCGATCAAAGCTTTTGAGTATGTTTTAAACTCTTCTTTTCGAGTTGATAAACTTCAACTTTTTTCTCCTGCTTTTTTTCAAAATTTTGATGAAAAATTTAAAAGAACTCAACTTATGTATTTTAAAAAAGATGAAGATTCTTATATAGAAAACTTTTTAAAAAATGTAATTTATCCTTCAAATAAAGATATTTCAAGCTATTTTAAAAAAGGCTCAAAAGAAGAGTTAGAAGAACTTTTAACTTATGTATGGGAAGAAGAAAAACTTCAAGAAGTTTTAGAAAAAGGTGTAAAAATAGAAGTTTATTTAGGAGCAGAGGATAAAATAATCGATGCTTTAAAAGCAAAAAACTTTTTTAAAAATTATGCAACTGTTTATTACTTCAAAAATAAAGGACACTTATTGTAG
- a CDS encoding SRPBCC domain-containing protein produces the protein MFTNETETSIRINSKANKIWQELTNFEEYRNWNPSIIDISGELGKNKILKIVVKIDKKTMIFKPKILVCEENKELRWLGKLLFSGIFDGEHYFLIEENSDGTSTFIQGEKFCGILIPFFGKMILNTKKGFEAMNEELKKRVEK, from the coding sequence ATGTTTACAAATGAAACAGAAACATCTATAAGAATAAATTCAAAAGCAAATAAAATCTGGCAAGAACTTACAAATTTTGAAGAATATAGAAATTGGAATCCATCTATTATTGATATTAGTGGAGAGTTAGGAAAAAATAAAATTTTAAAGATTGTAGTAAAAATAGATAAAAAAACTATGATTTTTAAACCTAAAATTCTAGTATGTGAAGAGAACAAAGAATTAAGATGGCTTGGAAAACTCTTATTTAGTGGAATATTTGATGGTGAACACTATTTTTTGATAGAAGAAAACAGTGATGGAACTTCTACTTTTATACAAGGTGAAAAGTTTTGTGGAATTTTAATACCATTTTTTGGAAAAATGATTTTAAATACAAAAAAAGGTTTTGAAGCTATGAATGAAGAGTTAAAAAAAAGAGTTGAAAAGTAA
- a CDS encoding GNAT family N-acetyltransferase → MKIKTQRLKIRTLQDSDLNDVFDIYKNEETCKYLLHNAWNEKNKNEEFKQKLSKQSLEKDFAINLACILDDVVIGEINIWNIDMKDSVEIGYCFNPKYSSKGYATEALKAVIEYLFINKNIHRIRANMDARNILSAKLCEKIGMRKEAHFIKDFYSKDEWTDSFIYGMLVSDLK, encoded by the coding sequence ATGAAAATAAAAACACAAAGATTAAAAATAAGAACTCTTCAAGATAGTGATTTAAATGATGTTTTTGATATTTATAAAAATGAAGAAACTTGTAAATATTTACTTCATAATGCTTGGAATGAAAAAAATAAAAATGAAGAATTCAAACAAAAACTATCAAAACAAAGTCTTGAAAAAGATTTTGCTATAAATTTAGCTTGTATTTTAGATGATGTAGTAATTGGTGAAATAAATATTTGGAATATTGATATGAAAGATAGTGTTGAAATAGGATATTGTTTTAACCCCAAATATAGTAGTAAAGGTTATGCAACAGAAGCTTTAAAAGCTGTTATAGAATATCTGTTTATAAACAAAAATATTCATAGAATACGAGCAAATATGGATGCAAGAAATATCTTATCCGCCAAACTTTGTGAAAAAATTGGAATGAGAAAGGAAGCTCATTTTATAAAAGATTTTTATAGTAAAGATGAATGGACAGATAGTTTTATTTATGGGATGTTGGTTTCTGATTTAAAATAA
- a CDS encoding DUF2867 domain-containing protein: MAFSKEEKLLNSNLEGSKVFNFIENIDYMDTFSVELTRDSDIKDLYLRLVNTKSRTIEFLMSLRNKIMVILGAKSVIKETNDDFAIGNTIGLFKIYFINEKEIVSGLKDNYLDFCISFYKIDNKVLLSTLVKYNNTFGKVYMNIIKPFHKLVVKSILKNLK; the protein is encoded by the coding sequence ATGGCATTTTCAAAAGAAGAAAAACTTTTAAATAGTAATTTAGAAGGCTCAAAAGTATTTAATTTTATAGAAAATATTGATTATATGGATACATTTAGTGTAGAGCTTACACGAGATAGTGATATAAAAGATTTGTATTTACGCTTGGTAAATACTAAATCTAGAACTATTGAATTTTTAATGTCTTTACGAAATAAAATTATGGTAATTTTAGGTGCTAAAAGTGTTATAAAGGAAACAAATGATGATTTTGCTATAGGAAATACTATAGGTTTATTTAAAATATATTTTATTAATGAAAAAGAGATAGTTTCTGGGCTAAAAGATAATTATCTTGATTTTTGTATTTCTTTTTATAAAATAGATAATAAAGTTTTATTATCAACTCTAGTGAAATATAATAATACATTTGGTAAAGTTTATATGAATATTATTAAACCTTTTCATAAACTTGTAGTAAAAAGTATCTTGAAAAATTTAAAATAA
- a CDS encoding chorismate mutase — translation MICKNIEEIRNNINNIDEQIVKLIALRGTFVKQAAKFKKDSENVKAPKRVEEVISKVKNTARLNGANEEVVENVYKAMIESFIKLEMKEFESLK, via the coding sequence ATGATTTGCAAAAATATAGAAGAAATAAGAAATAATATAAATAACATTGATGAACAAATAGTAAAACTAATCGCTTTGAGAGGTACTTTTGTAAAACAAGCTGCAAAATTTAAAAAAGATAGTGAAAATGTTAAAGCTCCTAAACGAGTAGAAGAAGTTATTTCAAAAGTAAAAAATACTGCACGATTAAATGGCGCAAATGAAGAAGTTGTTGAAAATGTGTATAAAGCTATGATAGAAAGTTTTATAAAGCTTGAGATGAAAGAGTTTGAGA